A genomic segment from Streptomyces sp. NBC_00459 encodes:
- a CDS encoding ferredoxin — MTPTTTPTTQQELFRFLEDRFVCAQACTEGARACALRASLADPDGPPHEALARRKGILCAEVCDATCRLLSEQADLDEAALRVQLEWCSTVCLETAQVFDDHPGGEDTAKACRECAQACTDFAWTLRTPGSGHDAG, encoded by the coding sequence GTGACCCCTACAACTACGCCAACCACGCAACAGGAACTCTTCCGGTTCCTGGAGGACCGTTTCGTCTGTGCCCAGGCGTGCACCGAGGGCGCGCGGGCGTGCGCACTGCGCGCGAGTCTCGCGGACCCGGACGGACCTCCCCACGAGGCCCTCGCGCGCCGCAAGGGCATTCTGTGCGCGGAGGTGTGCGACGCGACGTGCCGGCTGCTCTCCGAACAGGCGGACCTCGACGAGGCTGCCCTCCGGGTCCAGCTGGAGTGGTGCAGCACGGTCTGCCTGGAAACCGCCCAGGTCTTCGACGACCACCCCGGTGGTGAGGACACGGCGAAGGCCTGCCGGGAGTGCGCACAGGCGTGCACGGACTTCGCATGGACGCTTCGGACACCGGGCTCCGGGCACGACGCCGGGTGA
- a CDS encoding LacI family DNA-binding transcriptional regulator, producing the protein MGSTGGAKRATIADVARSAGVSTSAVSKVLTNAYGVSPAMRERVQAAMAELGYRPHAAARGMRGRTYTIGVLLANIRNAFYADLLEGVDALLRDSEYAVFIGSSGSAEMDDQTKLIHAMVDRQMDGLILIAPAVSRTEVVRIAADVPTVVLGHHDPSPAYDCVVNQDGLGVDLVVDHLVGLGHRDIAHLSHPTVRGTQWQQRPEHHVRAAYGEAMARHGLSDLARVVNSGYSDEGGYRGAMELLTSTRPPTAIFAGADVAATGVFRAAAELGLRIPEDLSLAGYNNTSVAALAPVSLTSVDQAGAMMGETAARLLLERIEKRRDRSVVMASTPYLVVRSSTAPARL; encoded by the coding sequence ATGGGATCAACGGGCGGCGCGAAGAGAGCGACCATCGCCGACGTCGCGCGCAGTGCGGGCGTGTCGACCTCCGCCGTGTCGAAGGTGCTGACCAACGCCTACGGGGTGAGCCCCGCGATGCGTGAGCGCGTGCAGGCGGCGATGGCCGAGCTGGGTTACCGGCCGCACGCCGCCGCCCGGGGCATGCGGGGCCGCACCTACACGATCGGCGTTCTCCTGGCGAACATCCGCAACGCCTTCTACGCAGACCTCCTGGAGGGGGTCGACGCACTGCTGCGGGACAGTGAGTACGCGGTGTTCATCGGTTCCAGCGGCTCCGCCGAGATGGACGACCAGACGAAGCTGATCCACGCCATGGTGGACCGCCAGATGGACGGCCTGATCCTGATCGCACCCGCCGTGTCCCGCACGGAGGTGGTGCGCATCGCGGCCGACGTGCCGACGGTGGTGCTCGGCCACCACGACCCCTCGCCGGCATACGACTGTGTGGTCAACCAGGACGGGCTGGGCGTCGATCTCGTGGTGGACCACCTGGTCGGGCTGGGGCACCGGGACATCGCCCATCTGTCGCACCCGACGGTGCGTGGCACCCAGTGGCAGCAACGGCCGGAACACCATGTCCGGGCCGCCTACGGCGAGGCGATGGCCCGGCACGGCCTGTCCGACCTGGCCCGGGTCGTGAACTCGGGCTACTCGGACGAGGGCGGCTACCGAGGCGCCATGGAGTTGCTCACCTCCACACGTCCTCCCACCGCGATCTTCGCCGGCGCCGACGTCGCCGCGACCGGCGTCTTCCGGGCCGCCGCCGAACTCGGCCTGCGCATCCCCGAGGACCTCTCGCTGGCCGGGTACAACAACACCTCAGTGGCGGCGCTCGCTCCGGTGAGCCTGACCAGTGTCGACCAGGCGGGCGCCATGATGGGCGAGACCGCGGCCCGGCTGCTGCTGGAGCGGATCGAGAAACGGCGCGACCGCTCCGTCGTCATGGCCTCCACGCCGTACCTCGTGGTGCGCAGCAGCACCGCGCCCGCGCGGCTCTGA
- a CDS encoding tartrate dehydrogenase, with amino-acid sequence MTAPRTFRIAAIPADGVGKEVVAAGRAVLDALAEDSGGAFAFRWEEFPWGCEYYERTGKMMDEDGLDQLKDFDAIYFGAVGWPNVPDHISLWGLRLRICQNFDQWANVRPVHFLPGVVSPLRKADDTELDWVVVRENSEGEYAGLGGRNLSGRGQGSEVAIQSALFTEVGCERIMRFAFDLARTRAHKKVSSVTKSNAQQYGMVLWDDVFKRVALDYPDVETESVLVDAMSAKFVLKPEDLSVVVASNLNADILSDLGSALAGSLGLAASANLNPDRRFPSMFEPVHGSAPDIAGQGLANPIGAVGSAALMLEHFGLPDQAARLNRAIEATTGAGILTRDVGGTATTEDVTKALIDALTP; translated from the coding sequence ATGACCGCACCCCGCACGTTCCGTATCGCCGCCATCCCCGCCGACGGCGTGGGCAAGGAGGTCGTCGCCGCAGGACGTGCCGTCCTCGACGCCCTGGCCGAGGACTCCGGCGGCGCCTTCGCCTTCCGGTGGGAGGAGTTCCCCTGGGGCTGCGAGTACTACGAGCGCACCGGGAAGATGATGGACGAGGACGGCCTCGACCAGCTCAAGGACTTCGACGCCATCTACTTCGGCGCCGTCGGCTGGCCCAACGTCCCCGACCACATCAGCCTCTGGGGCCTGCGCCTGAGGATCTGCCAGAACTTCGACCAGTGGGCCAACGTCCGTCCCGTGCACTTCCTGCCGGGCGTCGTCAGCCCGCTGCGCAAGGCCGACGACACCGAACTCGACTGGGTCGTCGTACGCGAGAACAGCGAGGGCGAGTACGCCGGCCTCGGCGGCCGCAACCTCTCCGGCCGCGGCCAGGGCAGTGAAGTCGCCATCCAGTCGGCTCTGTTCACCGAGGTGGGCTGCGAGCGGATCATGCGGTTCGCCTTCGACCTGGCCCGCACCAGGGCCCACAAGAAGGTCTCCTCCGTCACCAAGAGCAACGCCCAGCAGTACGGCATGGTCCTGTGGGACGACGTCTTCAAGCGGGTCGCGCTCGACTACCCGGACGTGGAGACGGAGAGCGTCCTGGTCGACGCCATGTCGGCGAAGTTCGTCCTGAAGCCCGAGGACCTCTCCGTCGTCGTCGCCTCCAACCTCAACGCCGACATCCTCTCCGACCTCGGCAGCGCCCTGGCCGGCAGCCTGGGCCTCGCCGCCAGCGCCAACCTCAACCCCGACCGCCGCTTCCCCAGCATGTTCGAGCCGGTCCACGGATCCGCCCCGGACATCGCCGGCCAGGGGTTGGCCAACCCGATCGGCGCGGTCGGCAGCGCCGCACTGATGCTGGAGCACTTCGGCCTCCCCGACCAGGCGGCCCGTCTCAACAGGGCCATCGAGGCGACGACAGGCGCAGGCATCCTCACCCGCGACGTCGGCGGCACGGCCACGACCGAAGACGTCACCAAGGCCCTCATCGACGCACTGACCCCCTGA
- the paaD gene encoding 1,2-phenylacetyl-CoA epoxidase subunit PaaD: MVTTSVSVTGIEDVRRARSIAERVPDPELPMLTLADLGVLRDVEVTGDGTVVASLTPTYSGCPAMAEMRAAVDARLRAAGYPRVEIRTVLTPPWTSDWITDSGRRKLTEHGIAPPGAAPQGPVALSLLPTRRTVPCPRCGSADTEETSRFAATSCKALWRCHACREPFEYVKEI; the protein is encoded by the coding sequence ATGGTGACCACGTCCGTGTCTGTGACCGGGATCGAGGACGTCCGGCGTGCCCGGAGCATCGCCGAGCGGGTGCCCGACCCCGAGCTGCCCATGCTGACCCTGGCCGACCTCGGCGTCCTGCGCGACGTGGAGGTGACCGGGGACGGGACGGTGGTGGCGAGCCTGACCCCGACCTACTCGGGCTGCCCGGCGATGGCCGAGATGCGCGCCGCCGTCGACGCCCGGCTTCGGGCGGCGGGGTACCCGCGCGTGGAGATCCGTACGGTGCTGACCCCGCCGTGGACCAGCGACTGGATCACCGATTCCGGTCGCCGCAAGCTCACCGAGCACGGCATCGCCCCGCCCGGCGCCGCACCGCAGGGCCCGGTCGCCCTCTCGCTGCTGCCCACCCGGCGCACAGTGCCCTGCCCCCGCTGCGGCTCGGCGGACACCGAGGAGACCTCCCGTTTCGCTGCCACGTCCTGCAAGGCCCTGTGGCGCTGCCACGCCTGCCGCGAGCCGTTCGAGTACGTCAAGGAGATCTGA
- the paaC gene encoding 1,2-phenylacetyl-CoA epoxidase subunit PaaC codes for MSDTDHGIDHADDHVYLSLAEGHDDGSDARWAFGTGFEDPLYGVDTTVPDGVDAGELAATCVELADDALVSAQRLAQWCTLAPELEEEVALANIGLDLLGQARLLYARAGQVDGTGRDEDAYAYFRDVGDFRNVRLAELPIGDFAFSIVRLLVLSSWRLAHLDRLAAHRDPVLAAIAAKGVKELTYHRQYAAEWAVRLGDGTDESHRRMRTALDQVTPYLGELFTAYDVEGEVVEVLRQVTEAAGLPMPQIPAAHGAGRDGRHTEHLAPLLAELQSVARAHPEATW; via the coding sequence ATGAGCGACACCGACCACGGCATCGACCATGCCGACGACCACGTCTATCTCTCCCTCGCCGAGGGGCACGACGACGGCAGTGACGCCCGCTGGGCCTTCGGCACCGGGTTCGAGGACCCCCTGTACGGCGTCGACACGACCGTGCCCGACGGCGTCGACGCGGGCGAGCTGGCCGCGACCTGCGTCGAACTCGCCGACGACGCGCTGGTGTCGGCCCAGCGGCTGGCCCAGTGGTGCACCCTCGCCCCCGAGCTGGAGGAGGAGGTCGCGCTCGCCAACATCGGCCTCGACCTGCTCGGCCAGGCCCGTCTGCTGTACGCGCGCGCGGGCCAGGTCGACGGCACCGGGCGCGACGAGGACGCGTACGCCTACTTCCGGGACGTCGGCGACTTCCGCAACGTACGCCTGGCCGAACTGCCCATCGGGGACTTCGCGTTCTCGATCGTGCGGCTGCTGGTGCTGTCCAGCTGGCGGCTCGCGCACCTCGATCGGCTCGCCGCCCATCGCGATCCGGTGCTCGCCGCGATCGCCGCGAAGGGCGTCAAGGAGCTGACGTACCACCGGCAGTACGCGGCCGAATGGGCCGTCCGGCTCGGCGACGGCACCGATGAGTCGCACCGCCGGATGCGCACGGCACTCGACCAAGTCACGCCGTATCTCGGCGAGTTGTTCACGGCGTACGACGTCGAGGGCGAAGTCGTCGAGGTGTTGCGGCAGGTCACCGAAGCCGCCGGGCTGCCCATGCCGCAGATTCCGGCAGCGCACGGCGCAGGGCGCGACGGACGGCACACCGAGCATCTCGCCCCGCTGCTCGCCGAGTTGCAGAGCGTGGCCCGCGCCCACCCGGAGGCGACATGGTGA
- a CDS encoding CbtA family protein yields MNSTTVRNLLVRGMLAGLVAGVLVWVVAYLLAEPLVDDAIAFEEMHEAHSGHAEEALVSRALQSTVGLGTGVLVYGVAFGGIAALAYCFALGRIGRFGPRATALLLAGAGLLAVYVVPFLKYPANPPAVGDPDTLNQRTALFFLMVALSVLLAVGAVILGKRLAPRLGNWNATLAACAFFVLVVGLAYAFLPSFTNEVPQGFSASLLWRYRVATLAIQATMWTAFGLVFGLLAERLLVPKAAAAVGASGAEPQAAPAAH; encoded by the coding sequence ATGAACTCCACCACTGTCAGAAACCTCCTGGTCCGCGGCATGCTCGCGGGCCTGGTCGCGGGCGTGCTCGTCTGGGTCGTCGCGTACCTCCTCGCCGAGCCGCTCGTCGACGACGCGATCGCGTTCGAGGAGATGCACGAGGCCCACAGCGGGCATGCCGAAGAGGCTCTCGTCTCCCGTGCGTTGCAGTCCACCGTGGGTCTGGGGACCGGTGTCCTCGTCTACGGCGTCGCGTTCGGCGGTATCGCCGCCCTCGCGTACTGCTTCGCGCTCGGCCGGATCGGCCGCTTCGGGCCGCGCGCGACGGCGCTGCTCCTCGCGGGGGCCGGACTGCTCGCCGTGTACGTCGTGCCGTTCCTCAAGTACCCGGCCAACCCGCCCGCCGTCGGCGACCCCGACACCCTCAACCAGCGCACCGCGCTGTTCTTCCTGATGGTCGCGCTGAGCGTGCTGCTGGCCGTCGGCGCGGTGATCCTGGGCAAGCGTCTCGCACCGCGCCTGGGCAACTGGAACGCGACGCTTGCCGCGTGCGCCTTCTTCGTCCTGGTCGTGGGACTCGCGTACGCCTTCCTGCCGTCGTTCACCAACGAGGTCCCGCAGGGCTTCTCCGCGAGCCTGCTGTGGAGGTACCGCGTGGCCACGCTCGCCATCCAGGCGACGATGTGGACCGCGTTCGGCCTGGTCTTCGGACTGCTGGCCGAACGGCTGCTCGTACCGAAGGCGGCAGCGGCCGTCGGGGCGAGTGGCGCCGAGCCGCAGGCGGCTCCCGCGGCGCACTGA
- the paaE gene encoding 1,2-phenylacetyl-CoA epoxidase subunit PaaE: protein MAAPTAPTTASAATPAPVRRRPVFHALKVADVRRLCADAVAVGFEVPADLAAEYAFAPGQSLTLRREFEGREERRSYSICAPAGERPRIGVRVVPGGLFSSWLVDEVRPGDLLDVMTPTGAFTPDLTVSGRHVLIAAGSGITPMMSIAESVLAADDRSQVTLLYGNRRTDTVMFADELADLKDLYRTRFQLGHVLSREPREAELLSGRLDAERLAALLAGLVDVPGTDHWWLCGPHGMVRDAQQLLAELGVPAHRVHQELFYADDQPVRQVRHTDAVAEGPVSRVTITLDGRSTTTALSRDATVLDGAARTRPDLPFACKGGVCGTCRALVTSGEADMRRNYALEPAEVAAGYVLTCQSFPVSETLTIDYDS from the coding sequence ATGGCCGCGCCCACCGCCCCGACCACGGCCTCGGCAGCCACGCCCGCCCCTGTCCGCCGCCGCCCGGTCTTCCACGCCCTGAAAGTCGCCGACGTACGACGGCTGTGCGCGGACGCCGTAGCCGTCGGCTTCGAGGTGCCGGCGGACCTGGCCGCCGAGTACGCCTTCGCGCCGGGGCAGTCGCTCACCCTGCGCCGGGAGTTCGAGGGGCGCGAGGAGCGGCGGTCGTACTCGATCTGCGCCCCGGCCGGCGAACGACCCCGCATCGGCGTACGGGTGGTGCCCGGCGGCCTGTTCTCGTCCTGGCTGGTCGACGAGGTGCGCCCGGGTGACCTGCTCGACGTGATGACCCCTACCGGCGCCTTCACGCCCGACCTGACCGTCTCCGGCCGCCACGTCCTGATCGCCGCCGGCTCCGGCATCACCCCGATGATGTCGATCGCCGAGTCGGTCCTGGCCGCCGACGACCGCTCACAGGTCACCCTCCTGTACGGCAACCGGCGTACGGACACCGTGATGTTCGCCGACGAGCTGGCGGACCTGAAGGACCTGTACCGTACGCGCTTCCAGCTGGGGCACGTACTGTCGCGTGAGCCGCGCGAGGCCGAGCTGCTGTCGGGGCGACTGGACGCCGAACGGCTCGCCGCACTCCTCGCGGGCCTCGTCGACGTCCCGGGCACCGACCACTGGTGGCTGTGCGGACCGCACGGCATGGTCCGCGACGCCCAGCAGCTGCTGGCGGAGCTGGGCGTGCCCGCGCACCGGGTCCACCAGGAACTCTTCTACGCCGACGACCAGCCGGTCCGTCAGGTCCGGCACACGGACGCGGTGGCCGAGGGCCCGGTGAGCCGGGTCACGATCACCCTCGACGGCCGCTCCACCACGACCGCGCTGTCCCGGGACGCGACCGTCCTCGACGGGGCCGCGCGCACCCGGCCGGACCTGCCGTTTGCCTGCAAGGGCGGCGTCTGCGGCACCTGCCGGGCGCTGGTCACCTCGGGCGAGGCGGACATGCGCCGCAACTACGCCCTCGAACCCGCGGAGGTCGCTGCGGGCTATGTCCTGACCTGCCAGTCGTTCCCGGTCTCGGAGACTCTGACGATCGACTACGACAGCTGA
- the paaA gene encoding 1,2-phenylacetyl-CoA epoxidase subunit PaaA, translating into MTTTHSAASDTGGAGQASERLLQEHFEATIARDRRIEPRDWMPEGYRKTLVRQIAQHAHSEIIGMQPEGEWITRAPSLRRKAILFAKVQDEAGHGLYLYSAAETLGADRADLTERLIEGRQKYSSIFNYPTLSFADVGVIGWFVDGAAICNQVPLCRSSYGPYARAMVRICKEESFHQRQGYELLMTMMRGTTAQREMVQDAVDRWWWPSLMMFGPPDDASPNSAQSMAWKIKRHTNDELRQRFVDMTVPQADKLGVTLPDPELRWNEERGHHDFGTPDWDELMRVIKGGGPCNTERVARRRTAHEEGAWVREAATAHAAKQRARTTKETVA; encoded by the coding sequence ATGACGACGACACACTCCGCCGCCTCGGACACGGGCGGTGCCGGGCAGGCCTCCGAGAGGCTGCTTCAGGAGCACTTCGAGGCGACGATCGCGCGGGACCGCCGGATCGAGCCGCGCGACTGGATGCCCGAGGGCTACCGGAAGACGCTGGTCCGGCAGATCGCCCAGCACGCGCACTCGGAGATCATCGGCATGCAGCCGGAGGGCGAGTGGATCACGCGCGCGCCCTCGCTGCGCCGCAAGGCCATCCTCTTCGCGAAGGTCCAGGACGAGGCAGGGCACGGGCTCTATCTGTACTCCGCCGCCGAGACGCTGGGCGCCGACCGGGCCGACCTCACCGAGCGGCTCATCGAGGGCCGTCAGAAGTACTCGTCGATCTTCAACTACCCGACGCTGAGCTTTGCCGACGTCGGCGTGATCGGCTGGTTCGTGGACGGCGCGGCGATCTGCAACCAGGTGCCCCTGTGCCGGAGTTCGTACGGGCCGTACGCGCGCGCGATGGTGCGGATCTGCAAGGAGGAGTCCTTCCACCAGCGGCAGGGCTATGAGCTGTTGATGACGATGATGCGCGGTACGACGGCACAGCGCGAGATGGTCCAGGACGCCGTCGACCGCTGGTGGTGGCCCTCCCTGATGATGTTCGGCCCGCCCGACGACGCCTCGCCCAACTCCGCGCAGTCCATGGCCTGGAAGATCAAGCGGCACACCAACGACGAACTGCGACAGCGCTTCGTCGACATGACCGTCCCCCAGGCCGACAAGCTCGGCGTGACCCTGCCCGACCCGGAGCTGCGCTGGAACGAGGAGCGTGGCCACCACGACTTCGGCACCCCCGACTGGGACGAGCTGATGCGTGTCATCAAGGGCGGCGGACCCTGCAACACCGAACGGGTCGCCCGGCGCCGGACCGCACACGAGGAGGGCGCCTGGGTGCGCGAGGCGGCCACCGCGCACGCCGCCAAGCAGCGCGCACGGACCACGAAGGAGACAGTGGCATGA
- a CDS encoding CbtB domain-containing protein yields the protein MAQSAVQPTAAPTAVPEKLPIGAIAPWAVFFGVLMLVLLYFVGAEQGATSLVSGEGVHEWVHDARHLLGFPCH from the coding sequence ATGGCACAGTCCGCAGTCCAGCCGACCGCCGCGCCCACCGCCGTACCCGAGAAGCTGCCGATCGGTGCGATCGCCCCCTGGGCGGTCTTCTTCGGTGTGCTGATGCTGGTGCTGCTCTACTTCGTCGGCGCCGAACAGGGTGCCACCTCCCTGGTCTCCGGCGAGGGCGTGCACGAGTGGGTGCACGACGCCCGTCACCTGCTCGGCTTCCCCTGCCACTGA
- a CDS encoding acyl-CoA dehydrogenase family protein yields the protein MHLEYTPEQQQLRTELRAYFAELVPDRAYSRFSDHVAQKRFYRETIRRLGADGWLGVGWPQEYGGRGLSPMEQFIFFDEAAQAGVPLPLMALNTVGPTIMRYGSEEQKAYFLPKILAGEIDFAIGYSEPEAGTDLAALKTRAVRDGDEYVVNGQKIWTTNGDTADWVWLAVRTDPDAPPHKGITMLLMPTTDPGYSCTLIRTLASHDTTASYYENVRVPVAHRVGEENQGWRLITNQLNHERVTLAAHGTMAIRSLHDVQRWAMETKLADGRRVVDLPWVRRRLAQIHTRLDAMKLLNWQMVNAVQEGTLTPQDASAVKVYGSEARREAYAWLLEIVAAPGALKEGSAGDILHGELERGYRSAVIFTFGGGNNEIQREIISWIGLGMPRVRR from the coding sequence GTGCATCTCGAATACACGCCCGAGCAGCAGCAGCTGCGCACCGAACTGCGCGCCTACTTCGCCGAGTTGGTGCCGGACCGCGCCTACTCGCGGTTCAGCGACCATGTCGCCCAGAAGCGCTTCTACCGCGAGACCATCCGCCGTCTCGGCGCCGACGGCTGGCTCGGTGTCGGCTGGCCGCAGGAGTACGGGGGGCGCGGGCTGTCCCCGATGGAACAGTTCATCTTCTTCGACGAGGCCGCGCAGGCGGGCGTACCACTGCCGCTGATGGCGCTCAACACCGTCGGCCCGACGATCATGCGCTACGGCAGCGAGGAGCAGAAGGCGTACTTCCTGCCGAAGATCCTCGCCGGTGAGATCGACTTCGCGATCGGCTACAGCGAGCCGGAGGCGGGCACCGACCTGGCCGCCCTGAAGACGCGGGCGGTACGGGACGGCGACGAGTACGTGGTCAACGGCCAGAAGATCTGGACGACGAACGGTGACACGGCGGACTGGGTGTGGCTGGCCGTGCGCACGGACCCGGACGCCCCGCCGCACAAGGGCATCACCATGCTCCTCATGCCGACCACCGACCCCGGCTACTCCTGCACCCTCATCCGCACCCTCGCCTCGCACGACACCACTGCCAGCTACTACGAGAACGTCCGTGTCCCCGTCGCCCACCGCGTCGGAGAGGAGAACCAGGGCTGGCGGCTGATCACCAACCAGCTCAACCACGAGCGCGTCACCCTGGCCGCTCACGGCACGATGGCCATCCGTTCCCTGCACGACGTGCAGCGCTGGGCGATGGAGACCAAGCTCGCGGACGGCCGCCGCGTCGTCGACCTGCCGTGGGTCCGCCGCCGCCTGGCCCAGATCCACACCAGGCTGGACGCGATGAAACTCCTCAACTGGCAGATGGTGAACGCCGTCCAGGAAGGCACCCTCACCCCCCAGGACGCCTCCGCGGTCAAGGTGTACGGCTCCGAGGCCCGCCGCGAGGCCTACGCCTGGCTCCTGGAGATCGTCGCCGCCCCGGGCGCGCTCAAGGAGGGCTCGGCCGGCGACATACTCCACGGCGAACTGGAACGCGGCTACCGCTCGGCGGTGATCTTCACCTTCGGTGGCGGCAACAACGAGATCCAGCGGGAGATCATCTCGTGGATCGGGCTGGGGATGCCGAGGGTGCGGCGCTAG
- the paaB gene encoding 1,2-phenylacetyl-CoA epoxidase subunit PaaB: MSDEWPLYEVFVRGKRGLNHVHVGSLHAADDRMALTHARDLYTRRNEGVSIWVVRSEHIAASSRDEKDPFFAPSADKVYRHPTFYDIPDDVPHI; the protein is encoded by the coding sequence ATGTCCGACGAGTGGCCGCTGTACGAGGTGTTCGTGCGAGGCAAGCGCGGCCTGAACCACGTTCATGTGGGCTCGTTGCACGCGGCCGACGACCGGATGGCGCTCACCCACGCGCGCGACCTGTACACGCGGCGCAACGAAGGCGTGAGCATCTGGGTGGTGCGCTCCGAGCACATCGCCGCCTCCTCGCGCGACGAGAAGGACCCCTTCTTCGCACCGAGCGCCGACAAGGTCTACCGCCACCCGACCTTCTACGACATCCCCGACGACGTCCCCCACATCTAG
- a CDS encoding histidine phosphatase family protein, which translates to MTSRVMLISPAISAALREARFDDDCPLDASGLRLARAAAGSLPPVSRVWVSPTARCRETARALGLDVGPVPGPAGLDAGRWRGATLAEVTEKEPEALAQWLTDPQSSPHGGESVGALCDRVAQWLDDTAAQVTGRSVAVVEPEVVRAATVRALGAPESAFWRIDVPPLTATELSGRAGRWNVRLGGQFGAPHEE; encoded by the coding sequence ATGACGAGCCGAGTGATGTTGATCTCACCGGCGATCAGTGCGGCCCTGCGGGAGGCCCGTTTCGACGACGACTGCCCCCTGGACGCCTCGGGCCTGCGGCTCGCGCGGGCGGCGGCGGGGTCTCTCCCGCCGGTCTCCCGGGTCTGGGTCTCCCCCACCGCGCGCTGCCGTGAGACGGCTCGGGCGCTCGGCCTCGACGTCGGTCCGGTGCCGGGCCCGGCGGGTCTGGACGCGGGCCGCTGGCGCGGCGCGACCCTGGCCGAGGTGACGGAGAAGGAACCGGAGGCGTTGGCCCAGTGGCTGACGGATCCGCAATCGTCCCCGCACGGCGGTGAGTCGGTGGGTGCGCTCTGCGATCGGGTCGCCCAATGGCTGGACGACACAGCAGCGCAGGTCACGGGCCGGTCCGTCGCGGTCGTCGAGCCGGAGGTCGTACGCGCGGCGACGGTACGGGCGCTGGGGGCGCCCGAGTCGGCGTTCTGGCGGATCGACGTTCCGCCGTTGACGGCAACGGAGTTGAGCGGCCGGGCGGGACGCTGGAACGTGCGGCTGGGCGGGCAGTTCGGCGCGCCTCACGAGGAGTAG
- a CDS encoding HD domain-containing protein, which produces MNHALLSKAVSGTVNPPLLPLPDRVAELLSELGSPPRLAAHLRAVHDVAHQLVEWLEQEYPAVALDREAVLFGAATHDIGKTVHLAELAGPGSAHEEAGQTLLLGHGISPELARFAATHASWVDKRVGLDDLLVSLADKIWKNKRVTDLEDLVVARLAEATGRAAWEEFIALDGILACIGDTADERLAFQASFPIYG; this is translated from the coding sequence ATGAACCACGCCCTCTTGTCGAAGGCCGTGAGCGGCACCGTCAACCCACCTCTGCTCCCTCTGCCGGATCGTGTCGCAGAGCTTCTGTCGGAGCTGGGAAGCCCGCCGCGGCTGGCGGCCCACCTTCGCGCCGTCCATGACGTGGCGCACCAGTTGGTCGAGTGGCTGGAGCAGGAGTACCCCGCTGTGGCCCTCGACCGCGAGGCGGTGCTTTTCGGGGCGGCCACGCATGACATAGGAAAGACGGTGCACCTCGCCGAGCTCGCCGGGCCCGGATCGGCGCACGAGGAAGCCGGGCAGACTCTTCTGCTCGGCCACGGCATCAGCCCGGAGCTGGCGCGCTTCGCGGCTACTCACGCGTCATGGGTGGACAAGCGGGTCGGCCTGGACGACCTGCTGGTCAGCCTCGCCGACAAGATCTGGAAGAACAAGCGTGTTACCGACCTGGAGGATCTCGTCGTGGCTCGGTTGGCCGAAGCGACCGGCCGGGCTGCATGGGAGGAGTTCATCGCACTCGACGGGATTCTGGCCTGCATCGGCGACACGGCCGACGAGCGCCTGGCGTTCCAGGCGTCCTTCCCGATCTACGGCTGA